The nucleotide window TGTTGTAGAGGAGGACGTTGACGAGGCCAGAGTGCCGTTCAACACTGTAGTGGCATAAACTAGCTTAAAGGGAAGTGGCGGCGCTGCGAGGCGTCACTGCtgaaacagtttgtttctgaaaGTGTTAGAAACGACCTCTCATCAGGAGCCTGTTGGGGTTTGAATCAGGAACAAAACGGAAAATGGATTCTTCTCTGTTTAGCATTTAAAGTGGTTCAAATCTTGAGAGGCGATCGATAAGATGTGACCACAGGTGTTGAAGGTGAAATATGGACCTGTAGAGGTGAAGGTAACTCGTGGTGGAGCAGAGTAGTGAAGGATCCTGACAGACAAAGCCTCTCCACTCATTTAGTCCTTCTAACTGAAGATACGCCAACGCCATCATCTCAAAGCAACCAAAGCCTTTTTCAAATAACCCTCACTAAAGTTTCCAGCTTTGCTTTTATCACTCATCCAAATCAGACAgtttaaaaagatggacgacgcgaatccatttcctcctcctgtgcaaaaatgaagccaaaatatctcagattcGGGCGTCGCCATCTTGGAGTTCTGATGTTATTTGGAGTttgcgcagtagtgatcgtggagtgAGTCTCTGCCGTCAGTCATGATGTTCCACCCGTTTCGTTTTAACATCAAATTacttatttaaaacaaacttgaaGGAATCTATACTTGAaccggccaccaggggggggGCGATCTAAatgttttggctttactttcattgtgctgtcatgtcgtccatctttattcacagtctttGAGGATGGCTGATTCGGGGAATGGCTTCAAATCATGTAGCtagcacacacatttttttaattattcaacaCATGCcggaacacacacattcaacgGTTCAGTTTCTGGGCCAGCTGCAGAAATTCACACATGAGCGCTGAGGGCAGAAGAACTTCTGAATACTTTGCTCAAGGGCACGTTGGTTTTTCCAGACTTTGGCTCAAATACTAGACTGAGTTCGGATTGGGTTTAAGTCTGGAGCGTTGGGCACTTTAAACGTTACACTGAGCGGGTAGCGCCATCTCCAATTGCACTATTCTCAAAATATAACTATGTTAGCAACAGGAATGTTAATCTCACCTTTTCAAATATGTCCCCACAGAAAAGTATTGAAATGAGAAAACTGTGGGATTATGACGCAGGGCTGTTGTTGGTTTTAGTTTCAGACGTTCAGTTCTTGAAAACTTTAAATGTTGCGTCATTTCAGCGTAAGATTATTTAAATCATCGgaaaaatgtatgtttctgCTTGTGTGTCGAGGTTTCACCAGGAGGTGTCACTGTCGCGCGTCCTGAGCTACTGCTGCGATGATGTCACGCGCTTTGATGTACTGATGAGTTTTATATATCGGCTCAAATCTGAAATGCACTTTAATGGAAATCTGTCACGTGATGGAGGAGAGTTCGTTTTCTTCAGAGTTTGGACGAGTGACGAGAAGGAAACGTTGAATTATCAATTTTTGTCGAATGTGATTAGACTgaaaactgatgtgtttttgttttttagctcAGCTGCAGATCAGCAGCaactctggtttgtttttatgtatcaAGCCTGGATTCATTTAGATGAAGTACTTTTGTTTTCAGGACTTTATGGAGGAACGTAAGCCAGAACTTGTCTGatatttattgtgaaagtcCAAAATAATGAACCCAAAATGTCGtcagtttgacctttgaacGTATACATATGACATAATGTATTTAAAGCCATATTTTCAGAGTTTAGAGACATAAATCGTCTTTTGAGTCCCAACCGTAGCACTATaatcttttatttgttgtaatgatctttctctttgcttgtttgtttgttgaatgaAAAGCTTATTGatattttgctgtttgtgtATCTCTTGTTTTTTAGTCAGCTTTGGTTTAAGTTTACATATCTAGCATGAATTAATCAACAATTCGATCTAGGAATTGATGCaagaattatttttttgtcatccATCAGCCATCGGCCGTGGGCAGCTTGCTTCAGGTCGTCCGTCCGTCCACAACGACGTCATGTTActgtttcagttgtcaaaggttACCGTGACCTTTATGATAAGTttgtaaaaatatacacacacgtatacaaCCACAGTGATGTAATTCTAGTTTTCTCTCGTCACTCCTCCAACATTGTTCAGTGTTGATTGACAGATTTCTATTGTCAAAGCATCAATGTctatttattgtgttattgctTCACCAGTTCAAACTCTGAATCTGCCTTTTCACACGTCTTTGTTTTGTgaataaatctgaaattgtTAATTTTAACTCGAAATTCAACCACTTGTCATTTTTAGAAAAACATATGAAACACGATGAACGAACAGGtttcaagacattttaaagaaaaaacaactttattcacCTTCATACAGTAAACAGCTGCAATATCCCTAACAAGATATCAACACGTGGTTTATACAGATTTCTACTGCCCCTATATTAACAGCATACTTCCTCAGTATAACCTTTAAATATTATCCACTCCAAAAAGCTATAGATTTTCATTAGAAAACATTTCTCCtcaaagcaaatcaaacaaaatatacagaaaGGATCAATTAAAAAGACGAGCGACCAAACATCAGCAGTGCATCATTACCTGACGTTTCAGCTTCTAAAACttagtttctctttctttaccGTTGTTTCATTCACcgtaaataaaatataaaatagtcGACACTTAAATCTAATTTCAACCACAGCTGTGAAACTGGAGTCTCGAGCGTGTCAATGTAATATTCTTAATTATAATACTTCATCGATGCTTCGAGTTGAAAGTTAATTTCACTTGTATTCGTCTTGGTAAAGTTGACAATAGCTTAATGTCATTGTTTCTAAATTAATAAGCTGATTGACTAATTCCTTCTGCAACTATTTTAGTAAtcagttttaaaaaatttgtgtttttacctgttaaacattattacatcaatttaaatatctttgggtttggAGAATTCCATCAACCTGGAactttaaaagaacatttttcaacatttgacatttttcagacgaagaaataaatgaactaatcaaacattaaattggaaacaaagaaacaaacacggTATATAACAATTATAACTTGTCCGCTGACACACTCCAGACTCCAGACAACAGTTTCAAAACTTCCAAATAATTTCAGcgttttcagtttgatttgttttgcttcCTGTTTTTGGTCAGATTTCAGCGATAGAGATGTGACGCACGTGTTTTGCTTCATCTTGTTCAGTGTGTTACATTGGACAGTTTCTCACAGAAAAGCAGTAGTGTGTGTTTTGCCGAGGACGAGGTTTCGTTGTAGTGCGACACAGCTGGTCCCTAAAAAATGCCCCCGACACCTCATTCACCTTCAAAAAGGACAAACTGGACAAATAAATGAAGACATCCTGTTCGTCCCACATGTGAAGGAAGTGGACAGAATAAAATGAAACGCATTGCACGGGCCTCAGATGAAACTGTCAGAGCTCCAGCTCCAGACTCTCTCTCCCCGACCGTCCTCACTGAGGAGAAGTCGTCGGAACAGGACGGAGTCGAGCGTCCGGGCCTGGACCCTGGAGCGGTTTCAGTACTCGAGGGAAATCGGTGTTAATCACACGGGGCTTTGGTTCACATTCATCTCTGCAGAGCTCTGGAGAATCAGAAACAAGGCAGATCCCCTGTAGAATGAAATCCTCCAAATCATAATTCTCAGACTTGCATAAGATGAAAATATTGCTAATAAAACCACCGCCCTTCATATACTTCAGATATGTGTAAATACAGtactgcacatactgtatacacGCACATGTCATACAGCACATAGGTTATCATCGATCACATCTCAGATTGCAAACTACATTCAGAACTGAATCCGTACGACGGGGATTTAAAGCataaggagagaagaagagtaaaGAGTGAGGACGTGGGACCGTTCAGAGTCGACCTCCACCCATCATCACCACCTCCACTGCTACAGTGCAACTGAAGTCATCGGTTAAATCACTAAAGCAGGAAGCACGAGTCTTTTAgaaaggaatagttcaacatttccAGTAGCACACATCTTAGTTTCCTTCAGAGAGTTTGAGATGATCACAAATCAACAGTGATTGACACTGGAGACGTCATGTGAGGTGTCCTGGCCGACTGAggctcaaataaaataaagcatctAATGCGACGCTGGCTCTGAGGAACTGTTTGCAACTTGGCTCTTGgtctgaaggaggaggaggaggaggaggaagaagaggaggaagaggaagaggagggacagcaGCCCCCTCTGAAATCAATCATCTCATCTTAttctcaaaaagaaaaacagatgtgtTACAAATGTTAGAACTATTCCTTTAGATTATTTTTCACATTCTCTAGTTAAAGTTCACACCCTCTAAATAAGCAGCAACCTCAGATCAACTCTACGTCCCtacttttaaaaatctaatttgttcatgctattattattattatttctcttaGTTTAAAAGTGATCTTTTCACCCCAGCAGGTCACATACGTAGTTATATATTAAGTATTTGTTTAGCTAAATatcttcaaaatgtatttatgtacaaTACACGAGTGTGAGGCTGATGCTCTAGTTTCTGCGTTAACATGCCTACAGTCAAACACCGTTGACTTTTTGTGCGACTTATTTAGATTCGGACAGAAACCTAAAAGCTGACAGTTCAcgctgtggaggaaaaacaagaaacatggcTTATCCAAGCAGAAGCCTGACAGGGGACTCAGGAACATGCTACATGAGGTTAAGATCCTTAAATAGAGCAAACACCGTGAAAAACAGTGTTTAAACTTTAACGACCCTGCTGCATCATGACTTCACCCCGAACCCCAGAGAGACGAGTGGCGCCGGGCGGTCGGCGGCAGCTCAGGTCCACGTGTCCGACGCTCTGGGCCCAGTTCATGCTGGTAAAAGCTTCTTAAATCCATTTGTTCAGTGCAATATTTGCCGTCCGCAAAGGGAAACCGCACGTCCACCGTCCACCTGCGCCGGGAAAGCTGTGTGCTTTGaagtctgtgttgtgtgatgAGACATTTTATCTTCCGTCCGTGAGTCTTCAGGATGTGGACTTCCTGTTTGCCGTTGTAGTTTATGTGCCGCTCCAAGTGGAAAGCAACAAAGCcacttgtgttttgttattttttttaacgaGAGTCGCTTCGGGTGGGATTTCGCGCTGGTTTGTAGTCGAATGAAGAGGCGGCAGGATGACGACGGAAGCAGGGAGGGGCCTGGGATCACACCATACAGGCAtacgtgcgagtgtgtgtgtgactatgtgtgtgtgtgtacatgcctACACAAACTAtccacaccatcacacacacacacacacacactcccccgtCATCCCCCCGTGAAGTCGTTCACTCAGCCTGGGCGACAGCGGGGGGGAGCATGCCCCTCTCCCTCAGCTGGGAGAGCAGTGTGTGGAAgatgctgagctgctgctcggGCTGAAgcatcagcagctgctgcagcaccttgCTGGGGTTCGGACCcctgcaacacaacagacacaaataaGACAACAAGCGACAAGAGCGTCAGAAAGTATCCCCACGTCTTTAAAGTGTCATTAGCAGCCGCGCTCGTGCTGTTCTTACCTGATGAAGCTGGCGATGTAGACGTGCGTGAAGGTGGCCATCAGGTACTGGCAGTCGAAGCGATCCATGATGCCGCCGTGTCCGGGGATGGTGCTGGCAaagtcctgcaggaggagagagaccaGGGAGATACAGCAtgagaacatgtcaggaaccaCAGAGTCTGATGGCAGGAGGCTGCAGTTCACCTCCACAACCTCCGTGTGTGCTGCTGAGTCAAATCCAAGAGACACAGCACAAGTGGTCCGACCAGTTTCTGGAATATTTGAATGTCGCCCTTAAACaaatctctgtgtctgtgagccTGAGGCTTGAGGTGGAGTCACTATGACGACATGTGATTGATATTCAAGTTATGATCACAAAGACCACAGcttgaaatagaaaatatttatcCAACAACACCTGAATCTACAGGAGAGGAAAAgtacaagaataaaaatgaggagaggaagattTTGCCTTTCGAgaataaagtgtaaatgttGAGATTAAAGTAAAAACTTTGAGAATATATGAAACAAATGTAAACGCATATAACTGCCTGTACAAAATGACTTGTGTCAAACACAGTGTGGTGATCAGTGTATGTTCTAACGTCTGGTTCTAATACTAATAcagattttaaaaggaaaactgcgtctagttttaaaaatgagaaAGGAAAACACGACTAAGACAATATGTCAGACGCAGGAAAGCAAATCTCAGATGGTGTTGGCTTGTTGGTGAAGGACAGAGACGAAGACAAAGACTGAGGTGTTTACTTTGATTTTGAAGGCTCGCTTGAAGCCGCTGGCAAAGAAGCCGCCGAACGGCCCGATGAGCGACGCGAAGGACGAGAGGAAGATGCTGTGGATCTGGAACGGATAGAGGTTCACCGTtttctgaaagagagagagagaaatctcaTAAGATTTAATCGAATGTttacaaaaggagaaaaaagctaaattatgctaatgttttttttcagaaatgtgCCGAATGGCCTTTAGTCAACAATCAGACTCTGGGAACGACCAGAAAATAGTTTCACAATAATATGGCACTAAAcaaatatagtaaatatattAACGATATAGAAAAATCATATTTCCAAAGGTCTTAGTTGATGCCAAAGGGACAGAGGCTTACCCATGTCACAATGTTTTGTACGACCACAGGAAGTGTGTACTCCTGCATCACGAAGATATCCGAGGGCTCACACTCGACTGTGAAGCCGTTGGTCTCACTGTTGAATCCCACAGGACACACGAAGTACTGGAACCGAGCCAGGAGGTACGCCAGCTGAGGGCAGAACCAGAAACAACAGCAGTAAGTAAAGATCGACGTCTGACTCCGAGTGCATCGATGTGTCGCCTCATCGGGATCATCGCACTCCTGGAAACACTCAAAGATGCAGTGAAAGTTTCGTGTCCTGattaaaatcacagaaatctAATTTCCAAACACAGCGTGAGACGGAAGCTGGAGGTCATGTGACtttaagttatgaaaacagtgtCTGGCAGTTGAAGGCATGATGGGAAACTGCCAGCAGCTTTGGTAACGGCTGTTTTGATCTCCAGCAGCCGGCTGTGATAACCAGCTACGGTTTACACGCCTCATTCTTTTTAGTTGGAGTGTTTATCTTTACTAGTGAGAGTTTTACTACGGAAAAACTGTTTCACCCTCCTTCAATACACTCTCCACCTAGCATTatgttttcaaatatatttaaaagcaagtatttACTCACTTTGACTTGAGTAGAAAAGtaaatgtggtacttttacttccagctttacattttcatctatctatatatatctatactTTTACTCCAAACTTCCTCAAACACCATCGATAACTGGtgtttcagagagagaagaaacagctTCATCCATAATCTTCCAGGATGAATCCATTCTCTCCGGCGGTGGGAGGAACAGGGAACTTGTTTGATATTCACTGAGGGTTCATTCAGAGTCGGCTCTAAAAGGAATCGACACCGCGTCAAAAGGCGGCGTCAGTGCGCTGCGATTTGATGCGATCACAAAGTCGAGTGTAAACTCTGCAAACAGCGTTCAGCCCTGTAGGATTTTCTGTGGTCGACTTCAGCCCTGAAACACGAGAGCATGTGAGGCAGCAGCGAATGTGATGTACTCACGATGAAGCCAAAAACCACAGTGGAGAAGAAACCGCCGATGAAGCCCTCCCAGGTCTTCTTGGGCGAGAGCTGCAGGGGGCGAGAGACAGAAACAGCGTCGGTCTTTCATATCAGCATGACGTGGTTTTTACTCGCCTACATGTGATTTAAATAAACGCCGTCTCTGAGATGGCGTTTTGATTTACCTTGATGAGCGGCGTCCTCCCGAAGAAGAATCCAAACAGATACGCCCCAATGTCGTTACAGATCACGATGGAGATCGGAACGATGAACCTGGAAAACAGGATTTAACAAAGAAGTTTAGAGGTGGAGGGAGAAATGAAACCAACCACCAGAGAAACTCTGATCTCGTCTCTGTGGCTGGAAAATATATGATCTACTCTATAAACTGATAAATGGCAGACAGGGAAAATATATACTTGTGGTTTTCTACTGTGGCaacgtgtgtttttattgtgaaattcaaTGACTTGTTATCTTCAGAGAAGTTAATTAAAACAGAATATGATTGTGTTCGAACTTAAACAGAATGACGAGCTACACAACAGTGAACACGGGTGCAAGGACACATATGTGGTGATAGTCAGAGATAACAGGGCCGGTTCCTCTGGTCTGTCTGTGTCCTGCTTACCAGATCATTCCTTCAAACAGGTTCTGAATGACAAGGTGGGACTGAGTTACCACAATCAACAGGGTCACATGGGTCCAAGCAAACTGGAatggcaaacacaaacacaaacacgacagTGTCACTGCACTGGAATGTAGCCGCGCCTGCTCAGAAGTTGGCTCGTGTCAGAAATAGTGCAATGTACAAACAAACAGGCCAATGAGGTGAAAGGACACTGACGGAGCCGCAGAGTGAGATGATAAACAGCAAATGTCATATGCatcaaaacaattaaatataataaatatataatatatgaagaAGAGCAGGCAGCAGGTGGAGCAAATGTCACAAACAAGGATTCTGCGGAGATGGGTGCAAATAACAAGGCAGCAGCTTTTTTGAAATCTACCACATATACAAGATCAATTATGAGGAAAAGGCCAAATTGTTCCAGAAAGGTTTAACTTGAAATGATCACGTTTCAATAGGTGGTTATGAAAACACTCTACGAATGTCTGCAATGAAAGCATTTGCATAGATTTGCCTGCTCAATGAAAACACGTTGActcaataaaagcaaaatggGCAATAAAGTCAGTCCAGGCCAATAAACTGTGTTGCACTAGAGCGGCCTTCAGAAGTCAGAGGAAGCTCGACAGATGCATGAGAAGGGAAATGAAGCTGAAGCCACTGCAGAAGTCCGGCAGTTATCCAGGTTTAAACTCTGCACAGTGACGTGCACAGATAATctggagctgctttcacacacacgcactgttAACATCAGCTGTTCGACTGAacttttccagaggggctgtgtgtgtgtgtgtgtgtgagtcagttgctgcagacatttttctggaACTTcttcacacacagcccctccagagaacgTCAGGGGATCACCCAcagttcagtgcgtgtctgagagcagctaaCGTGTGTGATGCACAATAACAGAAGGGTCACAGCATTTAAAAGGAGACTTCTCCAATGGCAAACTGCAAAGCACAAGATGAGACTCCAGAACCTGGAGACCCATCTCAGCAGGAAGCGGTGGAGGGAGGTGGACAGGAAGGTAAGTGGTgtagtagaggaggaggaggaggaggaggaggaggaggagagggttaCTGGGCTGATACACACCATATAAAACTGCAGGCGGTAATGTTTCTTCACTAAACTCAGCACAAACATGCAGAAACCTGTGAAAGAGTAGACAACATGCTGTCAGTTATTACTCCAACATTACAGAGGTTTAAACATCTGTGGATCACAACAACAGTAACACATCATATATAATGTAcagggaggtgtgtgtctgtgtgtgtgtgtgtgtgtgcgtgtagcaGGACCGTGACTACACAACTCAGACTATTCTTTACATGAAGCATTGAGAGGAGTTTTATCTTGTGACTTGTTTGGACACTGATTTGCATTCTCGAGTccggggttagggttagggttaccctTGGGAACTGGCTGTCTGCTTCAGGGCGTCCTTGGGGTGTGAAACTGCAGCTGACGCCGACTGAAAGGCAGCTATGTCAGCGAGACTCGGGCCGACGTGTTCACCACTGAGCGATCAGCGGACAGAACCTGTATTCATCCCACAGGGAATCTTtgttaaactgctgctgctgtgatttacACTGTGGTTTAGGACTAATTTACCCAAATCCTCTGGAAATGCTTGATTTATATTCAGATGgatgtttttggtttttttattccatttaattTGTACTTTTCGACAAGTTGgtttaaaaatctttttactCGTCAAAGCCTTCTTGCCCCAAAGGATATATTCGTTGAAATATCGTCACATGCAGATATCTCAGCGGTTACATTTGTGACTACAGTTTTATTCTAATAAATGCAAAAGGCAAATGtggtttttagttttgtctccAAAGTAAGAACATCAATTTGTAAAAGACTTGTTTTCAGAATCTGCTTTGTTATTGTAGATGTTAAAACTAAAGCAGCAACGCAGCTGAAAGTCAGGACTAATTTGAAAAGTCGTCTCTGTGTAAACACTAAATAATAAGACTCGTCTGAGTATACTGGAGCTTTCAACAGTCCACttcaaatcaagctgcaccaagctACACACACTCCTAGATTTCAGTTCCCCTTAATGTGCCGCatcatctagatccatgaattattccctcaGAAAACCTCAATATCCTGGATGTGCACccaaatgtaatgggttcttctttgacCCGTCCTGCCACCAAGTCCCGTGGAAATTCATTaggtagtttttgcgtaatcctgcagacTAACAGTCTAATCTTGCTCACAGTAAAGTAAAAGGCAGTAATAACCAGAGTTCTGCCATCTGCTCTATGAAAAGGCCTGAGTGAAGATCTCAGCTTTACTGTCATCAACACACGTAATAGTTCGGTATGTGATCATATTGTTTCCTCTTCggtgtgtaatgtgtgtttttccttttctccacGTTGTATAAATGTagaaccagaagaagaagaagcatgtGTTTGTAAATTAGTGTCATGTGAtccagagaaggagaaaaaattCAGTAAAATCCAGGATATAAGCTCACTTCGTTTTACAGATATTTATATGAATCCCTGGTTAACGGCGATGTGACGATGAAAGCTCAGCTCAGTGTTTTATGACACATCCGGCTGCAGATTAGcggagcaataaaaacgtcctGCTGCAGGAACATGAAAAGATTCAATATGTCACAATGTAAATCACTTTAAAAACTCATAAACGTTTATATAGAACGTCTTCCTGcgggtttttgtttttgttttatttcctcctcagTAATGTGACTTGTAACTCGGCTCCTCTACAGACTGCGTATGGTGACATCTAGTCCATAAAGAAAAGGGGGTAGGGAGCCCAGGGGTCAAAGAGCacgcttttcttttcttctctgagATAAAGGAGTCTTGAGGGTGGGAGTCACCTGCGAGGTACAGAGCAAAGGAGATGAAGCGGTGATAGCGAGCCAGGAACTGCAGCGGCTCCTCCCTCTGCACCAGGGCCCCGAAGTAGTCCGCCACCGTTTCCCCGTAGAAGAAGTAGTTGACGCAGATCAGGAAGTACCTGAGACGGAGAAACAGACAGGACTAGTTTTACTTTACATGTTATTTGAGTTGGCCTCAAGTATGTTTGAGTGCTTCTTGGTTTTATGAAGAAGCACTCTGTCTTTAGTTTCTGTCTTTATGAAGAAATGAGCTAATGTATGAAAAACCTCTTGTGTGGGTCACTGGGTTTAGACGTCTGACAGTGTTATACTGGCTGTACATTGacctgctgtatgtgtgtgtatgatgggTGGCCTTGGGGGGAAAGGGCAAGTTTCAATTAGCCTCCATTTGTTTCCAACACGGCAGTGATCTTTGCTCCCatgctgtgggtgtgtgtctgtgtacacaAAGGTAACACTGCAACAGAAACGGGAGCAAACAAAGGGGGATGTTGCATTTTCTGAGAATGTGGCTGCAGACGAAGCCGAGTCAATGTTTCACTGAAGGAAGAACATACTGATATCaatatatcagctgatatatgTAAGAAAAAGATGTTGCTCGATAAGATTGATCTCAGGTAGAAGAAGTTtgattgaggtttgatattttacagttcaaccataaactttattataaataactctaaataaatagaaaacacaaaggtatAGATCTTGAATTAAGAGAATTAACTTATTTTGATAAATagaaacataaatgcacattgtttattctgtaaaataagttttcatatcagcaaaccaACACATATACTtctatgtctgtgaaaggctcatatccgACGTTTTTTATCTGTGAACCAATAAATCAGTCTGTCTTTGCTATTTTCCAGAAGAGTCTGTAAAATTCCCTGAAACATCCTCGTGAACTTGAAATCGACATGTGTTGAgtgtgaaatacaaatattccACCCTCTGAGTTATCTCCGACCACACCGCAGATGCTGAACTGATTCtcaaaccacttcctgtttgtctgttaacACACGTACTGTGCTGCTGAATGAGAGGTTGGTCAGATAACTGCACTAATCTCCATTAATAAATGTTTCTAGAGCATATCTGCTGCTATCGCAACATCCTGTACTCACCAGCTCAGAGTCCTGAACCAAGGCAGCTCGTAGGAACGGTAAACTCTGTATCCGATGTCGATGATTTCTTGAAAACACTTGATCTGGACGGTCATGACCTAGATGAGAAGACAGGAGCAGAGCGGAAGCGTGACACGTGAACAGACGCATTGACGACTCAAACACCAGCTATGGTATCGAGTGCTGCCACTTACCACTAATAAAAGAGTGACAGGTCCCATGTAGATGATGAGGAAGAAGCCTGAAATCATGGCTAACGACAGAACCCCTCGTATCCAGTAGTTCTTCCATCTGTGGAGAATGGAAACTTTGAATTAGTGATTTATTTCCCTCCTGAAAATTAATTTATACTCCATATGAAAGGAAGATGGCGAGAGAGGAaagtatacagtatattatttaATGTCCAAAGCTCCAGTTAGTATTTCGTCGCCACCAAAGTCATTTAGATACATCCACCCACCCccttccccctggtggctggctgcagtataggtctcGAACACGGCCCCCTCCATGTCAAAGAGGGAACCCTTTCAGTTCCTTGAAAAAGTTCCTGGGACTAAAAGTAGGGGCCGTCTGtagctcaggaggtagagcgggttgtccactgaCCAGAGGTGTGACCACGTGCTGaggtgtcct belongs to Hippoglossus stenolepis isolate QCI-W04-F060 chromosome 9, HSTE1.2, whole genome shotgun sequence and includes:
- the cds1 gene encoding phosphatidate cytidylyltransferase 1: MTELRKRGGGGADTDSTDNISDKEADGDDRLGLHGDAEGECDADSKADTPDVPLSTADTDNTPQCLNKALEGLPPRWKNYWIRGVLSLAMISGFFLIIYMGPVTLLLVVMTVQIKCFQEIIDIGYRVYRSYELPWFRTLSWYFLICVNYFFYGETVADYFGALVQREEPLQFLARYHRFISFALYLAGFCMFVLSLVKKHYRLQFYMFAWTHVTLLIVVTQSHLVIQNLFEGMIWFIVPISIVICNDIGAYLFGFFFGRTPLIKLSPKKTWEGFIGGFFSTVVFGFILAYLLARFQYFVCPVGFNSETNGFTVECEPSDIFVMQEYTLPVVVQNIVTWKTVNLYPFQIHSIFLSSFASLIGPFGGFFASGFKRAFKIKDFASTIPGHGGIMDRFDCQYLMATFTHVYIASFIRGPNPSKVLQQLLMLQPEQQLSIFHTLLSQLRERGMLPPAVAQAE